GACGAAGGGGTAGAGTTCGTTGAGCGCGGCCCAGCGTTCTTCCGCATTCTTGGAGACTATCATCTTGCGCAGACAAAACAGCGGCTCCTCGGAGTTCTTGCCGTAGAACATGTGCTCGGTGCGGAACAGCCCGATGCCCTCGGCCCCGAACCCCCGGGCATTGGCGGCATCCTCCGGGGTGTCGGCATTGGCGCGGACCTTGAGCCGGCGGAAGGAGTCAACGTATTTCATGAATTCCACGAAGCGCGGGTTCTCGGTGGCGTCCATCATGGCCAGCTGGCCGGCGTAGATATAGCCCCTGGTGCCGTTGAGAGTAATAAGATCGCCTTCGCGAAAGACCTGGTCGCCCGCCTTCATGGTCTTGGTCTGGGCGTCGATATGCAGGGAGCTGCTGCCCACGATGCAGCACTTGCCCCAGCCCCGGGCCACCAAAGCCGCATGAGAGGTCATGCCGCCGCGGGCGGTCAGGATCCCGGCCGCGGCCCGCATCCCTTCCACGTCTTCGGGGTTGGTCTCCTCGCGCACCAATATCACCTTCTTGCCCTGCTTCAGCCACTCCACTGCGTCACCGGCGGTGAACACGATTTGTCCAAAGGCTCCGCCCGGCCCGGCCGGCAGACCCTTGGCCAGCGCCGGGGCGGACTTCTCGGCCGCCGGGTCCACGATGGGATGCAGCAGTTCGTCTAACTGGGCCGGGGTAACCCTCATCACCGCTTCGGCCCTGGTGATCAGTTTTTCGTCCATCATGTCCATGGCCATATTCAAAGCCGCGGTTCCGGTGCGCTTGCCCACCCGGCACTGCAGCATCCACAGCCGGCCGTCCTGGATGGTGAATTCTATGTCCTGCATGTCGCGGTAATGTTTTTCCAGCCGGCTGCGGATGGCGTCCAGCTCCCTATAAACCGCCGGCATGGCGGTCTCCAGCGAGACCATCTGTTTGTTCTGCTCGTTCTTGGTGGATTCGTTTAAGGGGCTGGGAGTGCGGATCCCGGCCACCACGTCCTCGCCCTGGGCGTTGACTAACCATTCTCCGTAGAAATGGTTGTCGCCGTTGGCCGGGTTGCGGGAGAAGGCCACGCCGGTGGCTGAAGTCTGGCCCATGTTGCCGAAGACCATGGCTTGGACGTTGACCGCCGTCCCCCACTCGTCGGGGATGTTTTCGATCCGGCGGTATGAAATGGCCCGCTTGCCGTTCCATGATGAGAATACCGCGCCGATCCCGCCCCACAGCTGATCTGTGGCGTTATCGGGAAATTCTTTGCCGATAACCTCTTTGACTTTGGCCTTGAATCTGTCGCACAGGTCTTTCAGGTCGGCTTCGGGGATGTCGGCGTCTGTCTTGTATCCTTTTTGCTTTTTGACCTCGCCCAGCATCTCGTCCAGCTGCCTGCGGATGCCCTGGCCCTCGGCCGGCTCGATCCCGGCGGCCTTCTCCATCACCACGTCGGAGTACATCATGATCAGGCGGCGGTAGGCGTCGTAGACGAACCGGCCATTGCCGGTCTTTTTGATCATGCCGGGAATAGTTTCCGAGCACAGGCCGACGTTGAGCACGGTCTCCATCATGCCGGGCATGGAGCTGCGGGCCCCGGAGCGCACCGAAAGAAGCAGGGGATCGTTGGTATCGCCGAACTTCATGCCCATCACTTTTTCCGCCCTGGCCAGGGCGTCGTTGACCTGCTTATCAAGTTCCTTGGGATATTTCTTGTTGTTCTTATAGAAGACGGTGCACATTTCGGTGGTGATGGTGAAACCGGCCGGCACCGGGATGCCCAGGCGGCACATCTCGGCCAGGTTGGCGCCTTTGCCGCCTAAAAGATTTTTGTCCTGGGCTCCGCCTTCGGCGGCCTGGCCCCCGAAGAAATACACGAACTTAGGCATGGCATCTTTCTCCTTTGGTAATATATGAAGATTTAAGTGATCTCAGCCGGATCGTTATCCTGAAAAACGACAAACTGTAATTGTAGCACAGATAAGACCGATTTTCAAGATAAGAGTTATTGACCTGAAGCTAAAAGGGAAAAGCCCCGCAGTTTAATTTATCTGCAAGGCCTTGCGGTTATTGGCTTAACTATCGATAGAACTGACTTCGTTTGTCATCTGATGACAGGACTACCCCCGTTTGGCCTGCCTGGGCTCCTGGGCGTTTTTCGGGGCCTCCGCCCTTGGGCTGCGGTCTAACAGCCCCATTTTATCAAGAAAATCTTTTTTGTTCTGTAAAACCACCCTGGCTTTTTTAACGAACCTACCCATCCATTCGTTCAGGACCTTTAATGCCAGCTGTTGCTCTTGGTCGGCGGCCCGGATCTCTTTTTCGGAGTTCTCCTGTTTCCGGACCAGTTTTTCCAGTTCCGCCACTTTGGCCCGTTCCGAGGCCAGCAGCAGCCTGGGGTATCCCAAATCGGCCAGGAGGGCCATAAGTTCCGGGTCCTTCAACGGGGCGTCGAACAGAACTGAGGCCGCGCTCAAGAAACCGGCCGTGCTCCGGGGAGGCTGGGCCGGGATCCCCAGGATCTGCAGCTGCTCTTTGTCCTCTGGCCATATCTTCCGGAAGATTTGAGCCAGCGACTGGTAGGCTTCTTGTGCGTTTCTGGTGACCTTGGCGGACGAAGCCTCCCGGTCACCATTGTCTTGGACCAGCGCGGTGTGTCTCCTGACCGCCAGCAGGGCATCCTGGTAAAGCTTTTGTCCTTCAGCGATCCTGGCTGCATTATAGCCGTTTTCCGTCAGCCTTTTCAGGATGTCGACGTTGGCCAGCGCGTTGGTTAAGGCCTTCTCGGCCGCTTCAAGCTGCAGGGAAATAGGTAGGCTGGGTTTGGCAAGCACTGGTGATCCTAATATTGATTGTATTAATCCCGATAGGTTACAGGTCCAGTTTAAGTTTCAGTTCCTTCAACTGCCGCTCGTCCACTTCTGATGGACTTCCCTCCATCAGGCCGCTGCCCGAGGCGGTCTTGGGAAAGGCGATCGCGTCGCGGATGTTGTCGGCGCCGCAAAGCAACATGATCCAGCGATCCAGGCCCGGAGCAACCCCGCCGTGCGGCGGTGCCCCGTATTCAAAGGCTTCCAGCAGGAAGCCAAACCGTTTCCTGGCTTCTTCATTGGAAATCCCTACCGCCTTCATTACCCGCTCCTGGATGTCGCGGCGGTGGATGCGGATGGAACCAGACGCCATCTCGTAACCGTTGGCCACCAGGTCGTAAAGCTGGCCCAGCACCCGGCCCGGATCCGATTCCAGGTATTGTAGATGTTCTTCCTTGGGCATGGTAAAAATGTGATGTTCGGGTTCCCAGCCCTGGGTTTCGGGGTTGTAATGGAACATCGGGAAATCGTTGACCCAGGCGAAAGCAAATTTGTTTTTGGGAATGATGTCCATCCTTTTTGCGCACTCCGCCCTTAACGCCCCCAGGGCGGCGGCCACCACCGAAGGCTGGTCGGCCACGAATAACATTAGATCGCCATCCTTGGCGGACATGGTT
This is a stretch of genomic DNA from candidate division TA06 bacterium. It encodes these proteins:
- a CDS encoding pyruvate, phosphate dikinase, with the translated sequence MPKFVYFFGGQAAEGGAQDKNLLGGKGANLAEMCRLGIPVPAGFTITTEMCTVFYKNNKKYPKELDKQVNDALARAEKVMGMKFGDTNDPLLLSVRSGARSSMPGMMETVLNVGLCSETIPGMIKKTGNGRFVYDAYRRLIMMYSDVVMEKAAGIEPAEGQGIRRQLDEMLGEVKKQKGYKTDADIPEADLKDLCDRFKAKVKEVIGKEFPDNATDQLWGGIGAVFSSWNGKRAISYRRIENIPDEWGTAVNVQAMVFGNMGQTSATGVAFSRNPANGDNHFYGEWLVNAQGEDVVAGIRTPSPLNESTKNEQNKQMVSLETAMPAVYRELDAIRSRLEKHYRDMQDIEFTIQDGRLWMLQCRVGKRTGTAALNMAMDMMDEKLITRAEAVMRVTPAQLDELLHPIVDPAAEKSAPALAKGLPAGPGGAFGQIVFTAGDAVEWLKQGKKVILVREETNPEDVEGMRAAAGILTARGGMTSHAALVARGWGKCCIVGSSSLHIDAQTKTMKAGDQVFREGDLITLNGTRGYIYAGQLAMMDATENPRFVEFMKYVDSFRRLKVRANADTPEDAANARGFGAEGIGLFRTEHMFYGKNSEEPLFCLRKMIVSKNAEERWAALNELYPFVKKDIKATLEVMDGLPVTIRLLDPPLHEFVPTRQDERAKLAQALGITAEELDNRADALHESNPMMGHRGVRLGVTYPEITGMQVRAILESTVELIKEGKKIMSEIMVPVVGLKNELVDQKAIVDKIYAEVCSKYGVKKIDYMYGTMIEIPRAALIAGKIAETAEFFSYGTNDLTQMTFGFSRDDIGGFVPDYVKKKILPADPFQLLDQEGVGELIEIGIKRGRAIRPHLKVGICGEHGGEPSSVEFCHRAGMNYVSCSPFRVPIARLTAAQAAIKEMNASKANPTSPRLRRTSNENMESGNGKRKAKPAKKAVPKKAVKKVVKKSTYAKKKGKK